TTCTCGTGCTCAAAAAATGGATGCCTTATCGTCTCAAGCCAATTTAGCAGGTTATAAGTCAGTGTTGATGTGTGCTAATCAAATTGGTAAAATTTTACCAATGATGACTACTGCTGCTGGTACTATTCGTCCTTCTAAAGTAGTGATTTTTGGTGCCGGTGTAGCTGGATTACAAGCTATTGCTACTGCAAAAAGATTAGGTGCTATTGTAGAAGTAACCGACATTAGACCTGAAACGAAAGAGCAAGTAGAATCTTTAGGTGGAAAATTCATCGAAGTAAAAGGCGATGATTCTATTAAAATGGAAGGTGGATATGTAAAAGGTGTATCGGAAGAGTTTTTAAAGAAACAACAAGAGTTGGTAGCCAAACATGTTAAAGAAGCAGACATTGTAATTACTACGGCTTTAATTCCTGGAAGAAAAGCACCAGTTTTAGTAACTGATGATATGGTGAAAAGCATGAAATTTGGTTCTGTTATTTTAGATATGGCTGTAGAACAAGGTGGAAATGTGGTAGGAAGCAAACTCAATGAAACTATTGTTCTTAATGGCGTAACTATTATTGGAGAAGGCAATATACCATCTTTATTACCAATGAATGCGAGCGACTTATACGCTAAGAATATTCAAACGCTGTTATATCATTTAGCAGATAACGAAGGTTTTAAATGGGAAATGGACGAAGAAATTACCAAAGGTTGCTTAATTGTCCACGATGGCAATAAAGTACATCAATCAGTTTTAAATAATTAAAAATACTTTTAATAAAAATATATGGAAGCAATATTTCAATTTATTATAGAGAACAAAGAGATGATTTACTTCATCGTATTATCTGTCTTTGTTGGTGTTGAAGTAATAGGTGGTGTGCCAACAGTATTACATACACCTTTAATGTCTGGTGCAAACGCTATACATGGTGTAGTAATTATAGGTGCAATTATTGTTATGTTAGATACAGAACCTGATAATATTGCAGGTTTAGTACTCGGATTTTTAGCAGTAATTTTAGGAACACTAAATGTGGTTGGTGGTTTTGTAGTTACCGACAGAATGTTGGATATGTTTAAAAAGAAATAATATTTAATTTAATAGTATATTATGTTTGAAAATTTTAATATTGGCTTACTAGAGATTTGTTATCTTATTGGCTCTATCACTTTCATCGTTGGATTAAAGATGATGGGTAATCCTAAAACAGCAAGAAATGGAAACTTAATTGGTGCTTTTGGTATGACCATAGCTATTTTAGGAACTATATTTTTATATAATAACGCAGAAGGAACAGTACATCGTTCTGCTTTTAAATACGCTTTAATTTTTGGAGCTATTGCCATCGGAACTGTTTCTGGTTGGTTGGTTGCTAAAAGAGTACAAATGACCAAAATGCCAGAATTGGTTTCTATGTTTAATGGTATGGGTGGTGCATGTGCGGCTTTAATTGGTCTAACAGAATTTAATCACAACTTAGGTAATATTGGTGCATTAGGATTTATTATGGCTGGTTTGGTAATTGGTTCTATTTCATTTTCTGGTTCAGTAATTGCTTATTTAAAATTAGCTGGAACTTTGAAAAAGCCAATCAGAATTCCTGCTTATAACATCATCAACAATGTATTTTTTGTAGCAGTAGTTGCATTTGCAATCTATATTGTTGTTAGTGGTGCTTCTAGTCCAATTTTATTGTGGTCATTATTTGCAGCAGCTTTAATTTATGGTGTGTTGTTTGTATTTCCAATTGGTGGAGCAGATATGCCAGTAGTTATCTCATTGTTAAACTCATTTACAGGTTTAGCAGCTGCTTTTGGTGGTTTCTTATATGATAATAAAGTAATGTTAACTGGTGGTATTTTAGTTGGTTCTGCTGGTACATTATTAACTTTAGCAAT
Above is a genomic segment from Chitinophagales bacterium containing:
- a CDS encoding NAD(P)(+) transhydrogenase (Re/Si-specific) subunit beta, whose amino-acid sequence is MFENFNIGLLEICYLIGSITFIVGLKMMGNPKTARNGNLIGAFGMTIAILGTIFLYNNAEGTVHRSAFKYALIFGAIAIGTVSGWLVAKRVQMTKMPELVSMFNGMGGACAALIGLTEFNHNLGNIGALGFIMAGLVIGSISFSGSVIAYLKLAGTLKKPIRIPAYNIINNVFFVAVVAFAIYIVVSGASSPILLWSLFAAALIYGVLFVFPIGGADMPVVISLLNSFTGLAAAFGGFLYDNKVMLTGGILVGSAGTLLTLAMCKAMNRPLSNVIFGAFGGNSATASGDETQGTIKDMSATDAAVLLNYSKKVVIVPGYGLAVAQAQHIIHELEQLLEERGVEVKYAIHPVAGRMPGHMNVLLAESDVDYDKLVEMEDINPEFDQTDVVLVVGANDVVNPAAKTDPSSPIYGMPILEVNRAKNIIVNKRSMNAGYAGIDNLLFYDDKTSMYFGDAKKALQELISEIKQL
- a CDS encoding Re/Si-specific NAD(P)(+) transhydrogenase subunit alpha, which codes for MIIAVPKETKFKENRVAITPTVAKEIISKGFQVIIEAGAGLNSYYNDDNYTAVGCKIASNSNEVYSQADVVLKVNAPQADEIAQMKKGAKLISFMWAATNPELVDACAKAGISAFSMDAVPRISRAQKMDALSSQANLAGYKSVLMCANQIGKILPMMTTAAGTIRPSKVVIFGAGVAGLQAIATAKRLGAIVEVTDIRPETKEQVESLGGKFIEVKGDDSIKMEGGYVKGVSEEFLKKQQELVAKHVKEADIVITTALIPGRKAPVLVTDDMVKSMKFGSVILDMAVEQGGNVVGSKLNETIVLNGVTIIGEGNIPSLLPMNASDLYAKNIQTLLYHLADNEGFKWEMDEEITKGCLIVHDGNKVHQSVLNN
- a CDS encoding NAD(P) transhydrogenase subunit alpha — its product is MEAIFQFIIENKEMIYFIVLSVFVGVEVIGGVPTVLHTPLMSGANAIHGVVIIGAIIVMLDTEPDNIAGLVLGFLAVILGTLNVVGGFVVTDRMLDMFKKK